Proteins encoded by one window of Pelmatolapia mariae isolate MD_Pm_ZW linkage group LG14, Pm_UMD_F_2, whole genome shotgun sequence:
- the LOC134640599 gene encoding extracellular calcium-sensing receptor-like, whose product MYDGLRYLSIVSGCELLGKFNMPSLFEQGDIMIGGIFPVFNKEVSSTYTFESEPPGVNCAVFDLRAFRWTQAMIFAVAEINNDPAFLPNISLGYRILNSCSSPTNTLRAALTLASRPQGINATSCSPTISSVIAEAGSSQSLAVAGTLGPFQVPIVSYFSTCACLSDRTKYPTFFRTIPSDYFQAKALAALVKHFGWQWIGAIQSDNDYGRNGILAFKQEVEKLGVCIAFVGSVLRTYTRDKILDAVEMIKQSTVKVILAFAPEGDFSPLMKEVVKQNITGIQWLGSEAWITAPQPSTPEIYTAFGGALGFVMQKMAIPKLKHFLTSISPYKDPHAPFVKEFWQIMGGCTPVLPGVHADTEDTTKRCTGNETLMNSEHVFFNVTELRVTYNVYKAVYAIAHALHQLVFCQPVGAKTVNQCVNLSEIQPKEVSNSLQKVNFINQFGDKVFFNENGDPPASYEIINWQLTNGKVQHVTLGNFTSAANGDYKLSIEDEKVVWRTGKMVPTSVCSNVCPAGTRKAQIKGKPICCFDCVPCAEGTIANSTGAADCTPCPKEYWSNDRKDECIPKTIEFLKYHEPMGIALTVVSLLGASLSLATMVVFINYRETPVIKASNFELSSYLLFSLFLCFLCPLTFIGMPTVWTCMLRHTAFGVTFALCISCVLGKTIVVVTAFKATFPGNKVAGQFGHAQQRIIVCSCTLIQIVTCVLWLTLNPPYPHMLFTYSNRMIALECNTGSEFAFYAVLGYIGILAIICLILAFMARKLPDNFNEAKLITFSLLIFCAVWITFIPAYISSPGKFTVAVEIFAILSSAFGLLICIFAPKCYIIFLKPEKNTKKHVMGKSIK is encoded by the exons ATGTATGATGGACTGAGG TACTTGAGCATAGTTTCTGGCTGTGAGCTGCTTGGCAAATTTAACATGCCAAGTTTGTTTGAGCAGGGTGACATAATGATCGGTGggatttttccagtttttaacAAAGAGGTCAGCAGCACTTATACTTTTGAGAGTGAGCCTCCTGGAGTGAATTGTGCAGT GTTTGACCTACGAGCTTTTCGATGGACGCAGGCAATGATATTTGCTGTTGCAGAAATCAACAATGATCCTGCTTTCCTTCCAAATATATCTCTTGGTTATAGGATCCTTAACTCATGCTCATCTCCTACTAATACTTTACGTGCTGCACTAACACTAGCTAGCAGACCACAGGGGATAAACGCTACTTCTTGTTCTCCAACAATATCTTCCGTCATAGCAGAGGCAGGATCATCTCAGTCCTTAGCTGTTGCTGGAACTCTTGGACCATTTCAAGTGCCAATA GTAAGTTACTTCTCAACGTGTGCTTGTCTGAGTGACAGAACTAAATATCCTACATTTTTTAGAACAATCCCCAGCGACTACTTCCAGGCAAAGGCGTTGGCTGCACTGGTCAAACATTTTGGATGGCAGTGGATTGGAGCCATACAGTCAGATAATGATTATGGACGTAATGGAATTCTTGCTTTTAAGCAGGAAGTTGAAAAGCTTGGGGTTTGCATTGCTTTTGTTGGATCAGTTCTACGTACATATACAAGGGATAAAATTCTAGACGCTGTAGAAATGATTAAACAGTCAACTGTCAAAGTAATTCTAGCTTTTGCTCCTGAGGGTGACTTTTCTCCTTTGATGAAGGAAGtagtaaaacaaaacattacagGGATCCAGTGGCTTGGTAGTGAGGCTTGGATAACAGCACCTCAGCCCTCCACACCTGAAATATACACAGCTTTTGGTGGCGCCCTGGGATTTGTAATGCAGAAGATGGCTATTCCTAAACTTAAACACTTTCTTACAAGTATTAGTCCTTATAAAGATCCACATGCACCTTTTGTGAAGGAGTTCTGGCAGATAATGGGGGGTTGCACTCCTGTTTTACCTGGGGTACATGCAGATACTGAGGACACAACCAAAAGATGCACAGGCAATGAAACATTAATGAATTCTGAGCATGTTTTCTTCAATGTCACAGAGCTCAGAGTGACCTATAATGTGTATAAAGCAGTTTATGCTATTGCACATGCTCTGCATCAGCTGGTATTTTGCCAACCAGTTGGAGCAAAAACAGTAAATCAATGTGTGAATCTTTCAGAAATTCAGCCCAAGGAG GTCAGTAATAGCTTGCAAAAAGTGAATTTCATAAATCAGTTTGGAGATAAGGTGTTTTTTAATGAGAATGGCGATCCTCCTGCTTCTTATGAAATTATTAACTGGCAGTTGACAAATGGAAAAGTGCAACATGTGACACTGGGTAATTTTACATCTGCTGCAAATGGTGATTACAAGCTCAGCATCGAAGATGAGAAAGTAGTGTGGAGGACAGGAAAAATG GTCCCCACATCGGTGTGTTCTAATGTTTGTCCAGCAGGAACCAGGAAAGCTCAAATCAAGGGAAAACCTATATGTTGTTTTGACTGTGTACCCTGTGCTGAGGGAACTATAGCCAACTCAACAG GTGCAGCAGACTGCACACCTTGTCCCAAGGAATACTGGTCCAATGACAGGAAAGATGAGTGCATTCCTAAAACAATTGAGTTTCTGAAATATCATGAGCCTATGGGAATAGCTCTAACAGTTGTATCCCTGTTAGGGGCCTCTCTCTCCCTGGCGACAATGGTGGTTTTTATTAACTACAGAGAAACTCCTGTGATAAAAGCCAGCAACTTTGAGCTGAGCTCTTActtattgttttctctttttctgtgttttctctgtCCTCTCACTTTCATTGGTATGCCAACAGTCTGGACATGCATGCTGCGCCACACCGCTTTTGGTGTGACATTTGCCCTTTGCATTTCCTGTGTCTTGGGAAAAACCATTGTTGTTGTTACAGCCTTCAAAGCCACATTTCCTGGCAACAAAGTTGCTGGACAGTTTGGTCATGCACAACAAAGAATTATTGTTTGCTCCTGCACTTTGATTCAAATAGTAACATGTGTGTTGTGGCTGACTTTAAACCCACCTTACCCACATATGTTGTTTACATACAGCAATAGGATGATTGCTCTAGAATGTAACACAGGCTCTGAGTTTGCTTTTTATGCAGTGTTGGGATACATAGGGATCCTTGCAATCATTTGTTTGATCCTGGCATTTATGGCAAGAAAACTTCCTGATAATTTCAATGAAGCCAAATTGATCACATTCAGCCTGCTGATATTCTGTGCTGTGTGGATTACCTTCATCCCAGCATACATCAGTTCTCCTGGAAAGTTCACTGTAGCTGTGGAAATATTTGCAATTTTGTCTTCAGCATTTGGCTTAttaatttgtatttttgcacccAAGTGTTACATAATATTTCTTAAGCCAGAAAAAAATACCAAGAAACATGTTATGGGAAAAAGTATTAAGTAA
- the LOC134640601 gene encoding extracellular calcium-sensing receptor-like, whose amino-acid sequence MIGGIFPILIKQILSTSTFDKEPPKVQCEGFDLRIYRWTQAMLFAIEEINNDPALLPNISLGYRILNSCASPTNALRAALTLASGAEEASATSHCPPAISALIAESGSSQSIAVAGILGPFHMPIISYFSTCACLSDRTKYPTFFRTIPSDYFQAKALAALVKHFGWQWIGAIQSDNDYGRNGILAFKEEVEKFGVCVAFVASVLRTYTRDEFLEVVEIIKQSSVKVILAFSVDGDFYPLMQEIVNQNITGIQWISCVAWITSSRTSTPEMYRSFGGTVGFVMQKMAIPKLKHFLTSISPYTDPNVPFVKDFWEIMVSKKLQRVNFTNQFGDEVFFDENGDPPASYDVINWQLINGKVPTSVCSNVCPVGTRKAQIQGKPICCFDCVPCADGTIANSTADCTPCPKEYWSNERKDDCIPRTTEFLKYHEPMGLALTLVSLLGASLSLATMVVFINYRETPVIKASNFELSSLLLFSLFLCFLCPLTFLGRPTVWTCMLRHTAFGVTFALCISCVLGKTIVVVTAFKATFPGNKVAGQFGHAQQRIIICSCTLIQIVICILWLTLNPPYPDMLFTYSNKMIVLECNTGSQAAFYAVLGYIGVLAIICLILAFMARKLPDNFNEAKLITFSLLIFCAVWITFVPAYISSPGKFTVAVEIFAILSSAFGLLICIFAPKCYIIFLKPEKNTKKHVMGKIMN is encoded by the exons ATGATCGGAGGAATCTTCCCAATTTTGATCAAACAGATACTCAGCACTTCTACATTTGATAAGGAGCCGCCTAAAGTGCAGTGTGAAGG ATTTGACCTGCGAATTTATCGATGGACACAGGCAATGTTATTTGCCATTGAAGAAATCAACAATGATCCTGCTCTCCTTCCAAACATATCTCTTGGCTATAGGATACTTAACTCTTGCGCATCTCCTACAAATGCTTTACGTGCTGCACTAACACTGGCTAGTGGAGCAGAGGAGGCAAGTGCGACTTCTCATTGCCCACCAGCTATATCTGCCCTTATTGCAGAGTCTGGATCATCTCAGTCAATAGCTGTGGCTGGAATTCTTGGACCCTTTCATATGCCAATA ATCAGCTACTTCTCAACGTGTGCTTGTCTGAGTGACAGAACTAAATATCCTACATTTTTTAGAACAATCCCCAGCGACTATTTCCAGGCAAAAGCTTTGGCTGCACTGGTCAAACATTTTGGATGGCAGTGGATTGGAGCCATACAGTCAGATAATGATTATGGACGTAATGGAATTCTTGCTTTTAAGGAGGAGGTTGAAAAGTTTGGGGTTTGTGTTGCTTTTGTTGCATCAGTTCTACGCACGTACACAAGAGATGAATTTCTAGAAGTTGTGGAAATAATTAAACAGTCATCTGTCAAAGTAATTTTAGCTTTTTCTGTTGATGGTGACTTTTATCCTTTGATGCAAGAGATTGTGAACCAGAACATTACAGGAATTCAGTGGATTTCTTGTGTGGCTTGGATAACATCATCTCGAACATCAACACCTGAAATGTATAGATCCTTTGGCGGAACAGTGGGATTTGTAATGCAGAAGATGGCTATTCCTAAGCTTAAACACTTTCTTACAAGTATTAGTCCTTATACAGATCCCAATGTACCTTTCGTGAAGGATTTCTGGGAGATTATG GTCAGTAAAAAATTACAAAGGGTGAATTTCACAAATCAGTTTGGTGATGAGGTGTTTTTTGATGAGAATGGTGATCCTCCTGCTTCTTATGATGTTATTAACTGGCAGTTGATAAATGGAAAA GTCCCCACATCGGTGTGTTCTAATGTTTGCCCAGTTGGAACCAGAAAAGCTCAAATTCAGGGAAAACCTATATGTTGTTTTGACTGTGTACCCTGTGCTGATGGAACTATAGCCAACTCAACAG CAGACTGCACACCTTGTCCAAAGGAATACTGGTCCAATGAGAGAAAAGATGATTGCATTCCTAGAACAACTGAGTTCCTGAAATATCATGAGCCCATGGGATTAGCTCTAACACTTGTATCCCTGTTAGGGGCCTCTCTCTCCCTGGCCACAATGGTGGTTTTTATCAACTACAGAGAAACTCCCGTGATAAAAGCCAGCAACTTTGAGTTGAGCTCTCTCTTAttattctctctttttctgtgttttctctgtCCTCTCACCTTTCTTGGTCGGCCAACAGTCTGGACATGCATGCTGCGCCACACTGCTTTTGGTGTGACATTTGCCCTTTGCATTTCCTGTGTCTTGGGAAAAACCATTGTTGTTGTCACAGCCTTCAAAGCCACGTTTCCTGGTAACAAAGTTGCTGGACAGTTTGGTCATGCACAACAAAGAATCATCATTTGCTCCTGCACTTTGATTCAAATAGTAATATGTATATTATGGCTGACTTTAAACCCACCTTACCCAGATATGTTGTTCACATACAGCAATAAGATGATTGTTCTTGAATGTAATACAGGTTCTCAGGCAGCTTTTTATGCAGTGTTGGGATACATAGGGGTCCTTGCAATCATTTGTTTGATCCTGGCATTTATGGCAAGAAAACTTCCTGATAATTTCAATGAAGCCAAATTGATCACATTCAGCCTGCTGATATTCTGTGCTGTGTGGATTACCTTTGTCCCAGCATACATCAGCTCTCCTGGAAAGTTCACTGTAGCTGTGGAAATATTTGCAATTTTGTCTTCAGCATTTGGCTTATTAATTTGCATTTTTGCACCCAAGTGTTACATAATATTTCTTAAGCCAGAAAAAAATACCAAGAAACATGTCATGGGAAAAATTAtgaactaa
- the LOC134640602 gene encoding extracellular calcium-sensing receptor-like, with protein sequence MIGGIFPIFNKEIISTSAFDKEPPKVQCEGFDWRVFRWTQAVIFTIEEINNDPALLPNISLGYRILNSCDSPTNALRAALTLASEAEEADVTSHCPPAVTAVIAEAGSTQSIAVAGIFGTFRVPVSHFSTCACLSDRTKYPTFFRTIPSDYYLAKALAALVKHFGWQWIGAIQSDNDFGRNGILAFKEKVEKFGVCIAFVASVLRTYTKDKFLEVVEIIKQSSVKVILAFAAEGDFYPLMQEIVNQNITGIQWISCVAWITAPRPSTPEIYTAFGGTLGFVMQKKAIPKLKQFLTSINPYTDPHAPFVRDFWENMVSKSLQRVNFTNHFGAEVYFDENGDPPANYEIINWQLINGKVPTSVCSNVCPAGTRKAQIQGKPICCFDCVPCAEGTIANSTADCTLCPKEYWSNERKDKCIPRTIEFLKYHEPMGIALTFVSLLGASVSLATMVVFVHNKETPVIKASNFELSSLLLFSLFLCFLCPLTFLGKPTVWSCMLRHTAFGVTFALCISCVLGKTIVVVTAFKATFPGNKVAGKFGHAQQRIIVCSCTFFQVVICALWLTSNPPYPHMLFTSSNNMIVLECNTGSEFAFYVVMGNIGILAIICLILAFMARKLPDNFNEAKLITFSMLIFCAVWITFIPAYISSPGKFTVAVEIFAILSSAFGLLSSIFAPKCYIIFLKPERNTKKHVMGKTIN encoded by the exons ATGATCGGAGGAATCTTCCCTATTttcaacaaagaaataatcagCACTTCTGCATTCGATAAGGAGCCACCTAAAGTGCAGTGTGAAGG GTTTGACTGGAGAGTTTTTCGATGGACCCAGGCAGTTATATTTACTATTGAAGAAATCAACAATGATCCTGCTCTCCTTCCAAACATATCTCTTGGCTATAGGATACTTAACTCTTGTGATTCTCCTACAAATGCTTTACGTGCTGCACTAACACTGGCTAGTGAGGCAGAGGAGGCAGATGTGACTTCTCATTGCCCACCAGCTGTAACTGCAGTCATAGCAGAGGCAGGATCAACTCAGTCAATAGCTGTGGCGGGAATTTTTGGAACATTCCGTGTGCCA GTAAGTCACTTCTCAACGTGTGCTTGTCTGAGTGACAGAACTAAATATCCTACATTTTTTAGAACAATCCCCAGCGACTACTACCTTGCAAAAGCTTTGGCTGCACTGGTCAAACATTTTGGATGGCAGTGGATTGGAGCCATACAGTCAGACAATGATTTTGGACGTAATGGAATTCTTGCTTTTAAGGAGAAGGTTGAAAAGTTTGGCGTTTGCATTGCTTTTGTTGCGTCAGTTCTACGCACGTACACTAAAGATAAATTTCTAGAAGTTGTGGAAATAATAAAACAGTCATCTGTCAAAGTAATTTTGGCTTTTGCTGCTGAGGGTGACTTTTATCCTTTGATGCAAGAGATTGTGAACCAGAACATTACAGGAATTCAGTGGATTTCTTGTGTGGCCTGGATAACAGCACCTCGACCCTCCACACCTGAAATCTACACAGCTTTTGGTGGAACCCTTGGATTTGTAATGCAAAAGAAGGCAATTCCTAAACTAAAACAATTTCTTACAAGTATAAATCCATATACAGATCCACATGCACCTTTTGTGAGGGATTTCTGGGAGAATATG GTCAGTAAAAGCTTACAAAGGGTAAATTTCACAAATCACTTTGGTGCCGAGGTGTATTTTGATGAAAATGGTGATCCTCCTGCTAATTATGAAATTATTAACTGGCAGTTGATAAATGGAAAA GTGCCCACATCAGTGTGTTCTAATGTTTGCCCAGCTGGAACCAGAAAAGCTCAAATTCAGGGAAAACCTATATGTTGTTTTGACTGTGTACCCTGTGCTGAGGGAACTATAGCCAACTCAACAG CAGACTGCACACTTTGTCCAAAGGAATACTGGTCCAATGAGAGAAAAGATAAGTGCATTCCTAGAACAATTGAGTTCCTGAAATATCACGAGCCCATGGGAATAGCTCTAACATTTGTATCCCTGTTAGGGGCCTCAGTATCTCTGGCCACaatggtggtttttgtccacaACAAAGAAACTCCTGTGATAAAAGCCAGCAACTTTGAGCTGAGCTCTCTCTTAttattctctctttttctgtgctttctctGTCCTCTCACTTTCCTAGGTAAGCCAACAGTCTGGTCATGCATGCTGCGCCACACCGCTTTTGGTGTGACATTTGCCCTTTGCATTTCCTGTGTCTTGGGAAAAACCATTGTTGTTGTCACAGCCTTCAAAGCCACATTTCCTGGTAACAAAGTTGCTGGAAAGTTTGGTCATGCACAACAAAGAATCATTGTTTGCTCCTGCACTTTCTTTCAAGTGGTAATATGCGCATTATGGCTGACTTCAAACCCACCTTACCCACATATGTTGTTCACATCCAGCAACAACATGATTGTTCTGGAATGCAACACAGGATCTGAGTTTGCTTTTTATGTAGTGATGGGAAACATTGGGATCCTTGCAATCATTTGTTTGATCCTGGCATTTATGGCAAGAAAACTTCCTGATAATTTCAATGAAGCCAAATTGATCACATTCAGCATGCTGATATTCTGTGCTGTGTGGATTACCTTCATCCCAGCATACATCAGCTCTCCTGGAAAGTTCACTGTAGCTGTAGAAATATTTGCAATTTTGTCCTCAGCTTTTGGCCTATTAAGTAGCATTTTTGCACCCAAGTGTTACATAATATTTCTTAAGCCAGAAAGAAATACGAAGAAACATGTTATGGGAAAAACTATAaactaa
- the LOC134640600 gene encoding extracellular calcium-sensing receptor-like, translating into MIGGIFPILIKEILSTSTFDKEPPKVQCEGFDLRVFRWTQAMIFAIEEINNDPALLPNISLGYRILNSCASPTNALRAALTLASGAEEVDVSSNCPPAISALIAESGSSQSIAAAGILGPFHMPIISYFSTCACLSDRTKYPTFFRTIPSDYFQAKALAALVKHFGWQWIGTIQSDNDYGRSGILAFKEEVEKFGICIAFVGTILRTYTKDRFLKVVEIIKQSTVKVILAFVPEGDFYPLMQEIVNQNITGIQWIASEAWITASRPSTPEIYTAFGGALGFVVQKMAIPNFKHFLTSISPYTDPHVPFVRDFWQIMVIKSLQGVNFINQFGDEVFFDENGNPPASYDIINWQLINGKVPTSLCSNVCPSGTRKAQINGKPICCFHCVPCADGTIANSTADCAPCPKEYWSNERKDECIPKTIEFLKYHEPMGIALTLVSLLGASLSLATMVVFINYRETPVIKASNFELSSYLLFSLFLCFLCPLTFIGMPTVWTCMLRHTAFGVTFALCISCVLGKTIVVVTAFKATFPGNKITGQFGHAQQRIIVCSCTLIQIITCVLWLTLNPPYPHTLFTYSSKMIVLECNTGSGFAFYAVLGYIGILAIICLILAFMARKLPDNFNEAKLITFSLLIFCAVWITFIPAYISSPGKFTVAVEIFAILSSAFGLLICIFAPKCYIIFLKPEKNTKKWVMGKIINGTMELQEVQGHQKATGYVQMVQRASLMTEGPCLCGNDRVFQQDNATVHNARRTRDFIQENTITL; encoded by the exons ATGATCGGAGGAATCTTCCCGATTTTGATCAAAGAAATACTCAGCACTTCTACATTTGATAAGGAGCCGCCTAAAGTGCAGTGTGAAGG GTTTGACCTGAGAGTTTTTCGATGGACACAGGCAATGATATTTGCCATTGAAGAAATCAACAATGATCCTGCTCTGCTTCCAAACATATCTCTTGGCTATAGGATACTTAACTCTTGCGCATCTCCTACAAATGCTTTACGTGCTGCACTAACACTGGCTAGTGGAGCAGAGGAGGTAGATGTATCTTCTAATTGCCCTCCAGCTATATCCGCTCTCATAGCAGAATCTGGGTCATCTCAGTCAATAGCTGCTGCTGGAATTCTTGGACCATTTCATATGCCAATA ATCAGCTACTTCTCAACGTGTGCTTGTCTGAGTGACAGAACTAAATATCCTACATTTTTTAGAACAATCCCCAGCGACTATTTCCAGGCAAAAGCTTTGGCTGCACTGGTCAAACATTTTGGATGGCAGTGGATTGGTACCATACAGTCAGATAATGATTATGGACGTAGTGGAATTCTTGCTTTTAAGGAGGAGGTTGAAAAGTTTGGGATTTGCATTGCTTTTGTGGGTACAATTCTACGTACATACACTAAAGACAGATTTTTGAAAGTTGTGGAAATAATAAAACAGTCAACTGTCAAAGTAATTTTGGCTTTTGTACCTGAGGGTGACTTTTATCCTTTGATGCAAGAAATTGTGAACCAGAACATTACAGGAATTCAGTGGATCGCAAGTGAGGCCTGGATAACAGCATCTCGACCATCCACACCTGAAATATACACAGCTTTTGGTGGCGCCCTGGGATTTGTTGTGCAGAAGATGGCTATTCCAAATTTCAAACACTTTCTTACAAGTATTAGTCCTTATACAGATCCTCATGTACCTTTTGTGAGGGATTTCTGGCAGATTATG GTCATTAAAAGCTTACAAGGGGTGAATTTCATAAATCAGTTTGGGGATGAGGTGTTTTTTGATGAGAATGGCAATCCTCCTGCTTCTTATGATATCATTAACTGGCAGTTGATAAATGGAAAA GTCCCCACATCACTGTGTTCTAATGTTTGCCCATCTGGAACCAGAAAAGCTCAAATTAATGGAAAACCAATTTGTTGTTTTCACTGTGTACCCTGTGCTGATGGAACTATAGCCAACTCAACAG CAGACTGCGCACCTTGTCCAAAGGAATACTGGTCCAATGAGAGAAAAGATGAGTGCATTCCTAAAACAATTGAGTTTCTGAAATATCATGAGCCCATGGGAATAGCTCTAACACTTGTATCCCTGTTAGGGGCCTCTCTCTCCCTGGCGACAATGGTGGTTTTTATAAACTACAGAGAAACTCCTGTGATAAAAGCCAGCAACTTTGAGCTGAGCTCTTActtattgttttctctttttctgtgttttctctgtCCTCTCACTTTCATTGGTATGCCAACAGTCTGGACATGCATGCTGCGCCACACCGCTTTTGGTGTGACATTTGCCCTTTGCATTTCCTGTGTCTTGGGAAAAACCATTGTTGTTGTCACAGCCTTCAAAGCCACGTTTCCTGGCAATAAAATTACTGGACAGTTTGGCCATGCACAACAAAGAATCATTGTTTGCTCCTGCACTTTGATTCAAATAATAACATGTGTGTTGTGGCTGACTTTAAACCCACCTTACCCACATACGTTGTTCACATACAGCAGTAAGATGATTGTTCTTGAATGTAACACAGGATCTGGGTTTGCTTTTTATGCAGTGTTGGGATACATAGGGATCCTTGCAATCATTTGTTTGATCCTGGCATTTATGGCAAGAAAACTTCCTGATAATTTCAATGAAGCCAAATTGATCACATTCAGCCTGCTGATATTCTGTGCTGTGTGGATTACCTTCATCCCAGCATACATCAGCTCTCCTGGAAAGTTCACTGTAGCTGTAGAAATATTTGCAATTTTGTCTTCAGCATTTGGCTTAttaatttgtatttttgcacccAAGTGTTACATAATATTTCTTAAgccagaaaaaaatacaaagaaatgggTTATGGGAAAAATTATAAA tggaacaatggagcttcaggaggtgcaggggcATCAAAAAGCCactggctatgtccagatgGTGCAGAGAGCTTCCCTCATGACTGAGGGCCCTTGTCTGTGTGGGAACGACagggtttttcaacaggacaatgctaCAGTACACAATGCCCGCAGGACAAGGGACTTCATCCAGGAGAATACCATCACTCTTTAA